Proteins encoded in a region of the Sebastes fasciatus isolate fSebFas1 chromosome 9, fSebFas1.pri, whole genome shotgun sequence genome:
- the LOC141774527 gene encoding barrier-to-autointegration factor-like: MTTTQKHRLFVSEPIGNKSVRCLPGIGESRGSRLEQQDFNRADAVLGQFLRLNRDRGRFTNWLKDASGASTREAGLCDQCLREWCDNNL, encoded by the exons ATGACGACCACTCAGAAACACCGGCTGTTTGTCAGCGAGCCGATAGGAAACAAGTCGGTGAGGTGTCTGCCGGGCATCGGAGAGAGTCGGGGGTCGAGGCTGGAGCAGCAGGACTTCAACAGG GCCGACGCAGTCCTGGGTCAGTTCCTGAGGCTAAATAGAGACCGCGGGAGGTTCACCAATTGGCTGAAGGATGCCAGCGGCGCGAGCACCCGTGAGGCCGGATTGTGCGATCAGTGTCTGAGGGAGTGGTGTGACAACAACCTCTGA